The Trypanosoma brucei gambiense DAL972 chromosome 10, complete sequence genome has a segment encoding these proteins:
- a CDS encoding mitochondrial carrier protein, putative, with protein MSSAAEKKHAPLVDVVAGGLGSAAAKSLLAPFQRIVILQQLGEHRNLNTFQLVSHIKRNEGWRGFWRGNLTSMIIRVPYSGMQFVTYSRLKFLFQDLSERYVRPPKGDDGDIRNASRHVETAELFLMKCGAGGISATIAGVAVYPGEVVRLRLMSGEKQFKSIMGTIRIIHAETNSMKNFYRGLGASLLQRVPDILINFATYETIKYKLMEKDFLKDHPSYKNAISTTIGGATAAVASIAVCFPLDVAKRRIGMSGQGKSGIVHRGVRECLWHVYRYEGIRGLYGGASVEIMRCVPQVVLMWFFIEATQKFLTNYGFGSDAQP; from the coding sequence atgtcTTCGGcggcggaaaaaaaacatgcacCGCTCGTGGATGTGGTGGCAGGAGGACTGGGTTCGGCAGCCGCTAAATCCTTGCTTGCCCCGTTTCAACGTATCGTCATACTTCAGCAGCTGGGAGAACATAGGAATCTCAATACATTTCAACTCGTCAGTCACAtcaaaagaaatgaagggTGGAGGGGCTTTTGGAGGGGGAATTTAACATCGATGATTATTCGGGTGCCGTACTCTGGTATGCAGTTTGTCACATATAGCAGGTTGAAGTTCCTTTTCCAAGACCTCTCTGAAAGATATGTGCGGCCACCCAAAGGGGATGACGGAGACATTCGGAACGCGAGCAGGCACGTGGAGACCGCCGAGTTGTTTCTAATGAAGTGTGGTGCGGGGGGTATATCTGCTACTATCGCGGGAGTTGCCGTGTACCCAGGCGAGGTGGTTCGCCTGCGCCTTATGTCAGGAGAGAAGCAATTCAAAAGTATCATGGGTACGATACGCATCATTCACGCCGAGACGAACTCCATGAAGAACTTTTACCGTGGGCTCGGGGCATCCCTGCTGCAGCGAGTGCCGGACATTCTTATCAACTTTGCTACTTACGAAACGATCAAGTATAAGCTGATGGAGAAAGATTTCCTTAAAGATCATCCATCTTATAAGAATGCTATATCCACAACCATTGGCGGGGCGACCGCTGCCGTGGCGTCTATTGCAGTCTGTTTCCCCCTCGACGTGGCAAAGCGGCGGATTGGCATGTCTGGTCAAGGAAAGAGTGGAATTGTGCACCGGGGCGTTCGCGAATGTTTGTGGCATGTATACCGCTACGAGGGCATCCGAGGGTTATACGGTGGGGCGAGCGTAGAGATAATGCGCTGTGTCCCGCAGGTGGTGCTCATGTGGTTCTTCATAGAGGCAACGCAGAAGTTTCTCACAAATTACGGGTTCGGTAGCGACGCGCAGCCGTGA